A window of Theropithecus gelada isolate Dixy chromosome 8, Tgel_1.0, whole genome shotgun sequence genomic DNA:
TGATAttctgttggatttggtttggtagtattttgttaaggatttttgcatcagtgttcatcagggatattggtctgtagttttctttttttgttatgtctttccCTGGTTTTGATACTAcagtaatactggcttcatagaatgatttaggaaggattccccctttctctatcttttggaacagtgtcaataggattggtaccaattcttctttgaatgtttaatagaatttagctgtgaatccatctggtcctagtcttttgtttgtttgtttgtttgttttgtttttgagatctgttgcccaagctggaatgcagtggcacgatctcagctcactacaacctctgcttccgaggttcaagcgattctcctgcctcagactcccgagtagctgggactacaggtgcccaccaccacgcctggctaattttttgtattttttgtagagatggggtttcaccatgttggccaagctggtcttgaactcttgacttcaggtaatccacctgcctcggcctcctaaagtgctgggattacaggcgtgcaccaccgtgcccggctggtcctggccttttttttgttggcaattattttattaccatttcaatctcactgcttgttattggtctgtttagagtTTCTAAGTCagcctggtttaatctaggagggttgtatatttccaggaatgtatccatctcctctaggttttctagtttatgtgcacaaAGGTtttcatagtagcctctaataatcttttgtatttacGTGGTATCAGTTattatctcctgtttcatttctaattgagcttatttggatcttctctcttcttttcttggttaatctcactaatggtctatcaattttatttatcttttcaaagaatcagctttttgtttaatttgtcttttatatttcttgtttcaatttcatttagttctgatctaatcttcattatttcttttctgctctgtttgagtttggattgttcttgtttcttcttcAATTCTGTGAGATGTGACCTTAAATTGTCTATTTGTACTCTTTCAGAGTTTtcgatgtaggcatttaatgcaatgaactttccttttagcaccGCTTTTACTGTATACCAGAGGTTTTGAtgggttgtgtcactattatcattcagttcaaagaatttttaaattccatcttgatttcattgttgacccaatgatcattaaGAAGCCCgttatttaatttccacgtatttgcatggttttgggGTTTCCTTTTGGACTTGATTTCCAATTTGATTCCACTATgatctgagagagtacttgatataattttgattttttaaaatttactgagacttgttttgtagtCTATCATATGggctgtcttggagaatgttcatGTGCatatgaatagaatgtatattctgcagttgttgggtagaatgttctgtaaatatctgttacaTCCATTTGTTGTCGGGTGTAGTTTaggtccattgtttctttgttgactttctgtcttgataagctgtctagtgctgtcagtggagtattaaagtcccccactattattgtgttgctgtctatctcattacTTAGGtatagtagtaattgttttataaatttgggagctccagtgttagatgtatatatttttagaattgaGTTATTtccctgttggactagtccttttatcattttataatctccctctttgtcttttttaactgctgttgcttcaAAGTTTGTTTAgtttgatataagaatagctactcctgctctcttttggtgtccatttgcatggaatatcttttagCACCTCTTTATCtgaagtttatgtgagtccttatatgttaggtgagtctcctgaagacagcagaaacttggttggtgaatttctttcttttttttttttttctgagatggagtcttgctctgtcactcaggctagaatgcagtggcataatctcagttcactgcaacctctgcctcctgggttcaagcaatcctcctgtctcagtctcctgaataggtagtaccacaggcatatgccaccacacccagccaaattttgtacttttaatagagatggggttttgccatgttccctatgctagtctcgaactcctgacctcaggggatccacccacctaggcctcccaaagtgctggattacaggcaagaatcactgtgcccggccaggttgGCAAATCTTACCCATTCtaccattctgtatcttttaagtggagtatttaggccatttatattcaatgttagtaCTGAGATATGAGGCACttttctattcatcatgctatttgttacCTGAATACTTtggtttttttcattgtgttattattATATAGGTCTTGTGAGATCTGTGTTTTAATGaaattctattttggtgtatttcaaggatttgtttcaagattgagagctccttttagcagttcttgtagtgctagcttggtagtggtgaattctctcagcatttgtttgtctggaaatattgttatctttccttcatttatgaagcttagttttgctggatacaaaattcttgtctgataattgtttttgtttaaggagactaaaaataggaccccaattgcttctagcttatagggtttctgctgagaaatctgctgttaatctgataggttttcctttacaaGTTACCTAATGCTTTTGCATCacagttcttaagattctttttGCCTTGACTTTATATAACCTGGTGattatctttttgtgatgaatttcccagatgttctttgagcttcttgtatgtggatgtctagatctctagcaaggccagggaagttttcctcaattatttcccaaaatatgttttccaaactttctcttcttccttgggaacaacaattattcttaggtttagtcccaaacttcttggaggcatttttcattttttaaaaattcttttttctttgtctttgatggattaggttaattcaaaagccttgtcttcacgCTCTgatcttctttcttctgcttgtttgattctattgctgagagtttccagtgcattttgcatttctctaagtgtgtcctttatttccagaagatgtgatttttttaaatttatgctatctatttcaaagaagaattttcctttcatatcctgtatcatgtttttgatttctttaagttggacttcacgtTTCTCTTGTGCTTCCTTGATTAGCTTAAGAatcgaccttctgaattctttttctggcaattcagagatttcatcttgacttgaatccattgctggtgagctggtatGATCTTTTGAGAGTGTTAAAGAAACATGCTTTGTCATATTACCATAATTGTTTTTCTGGCTCCCTCTTATTTGGGTGggctatgtcagagggaaggtctaggatTGAAGGAATGAGCATATTCTTTTGTCCCaggggtgctcccttgatgtgatGTTCCCTCACTTCCCCTAGAAATGGAGCTTCCTGAGAAGCAACCTGTagtgattgtttttgctcttctgggtctagccacccagtggagctactGGGTTCTGGGCTGGTACtagggagtgtctgcaaagagtcctgtgatgtgatctgtcttcaggtcttgcAGTTGTgaataccagcacctgttctgggGGAAGGTAGAAAGGAAGTAAAGTGGactctgtgcttttgtttttgtttattgtgctggttttgtgttggttggcttccagccaggaggtggtgcttttgAAAGGGAGGATGCAAACTTGCTCTAGGAACCCCTGGTTAAGGGTTCAGGTTTCCCAGGTGGTGGGCGGGGACATAGAGCTCTTCAAAGATTATGATCTTTGTTTTGGACTACCAGGGtaggtagagaaagaccaccaggtaGATAGTgataggtgtgtctgagctcagactcttctTGGGTGGgacttgctgtggctgctgtggggcaTGGGTGTGTGATTCCCAGGCCAATGAAGTTATATTTCCAGggagattatggctgcctctgctgagtcatacaggtcaccaaggaagtgggggaaagttgtcagtcacaggcctcaccctgTTCACATGCAGCCCACAGTCCCAAAGGCCGACCTCATTCCCCCTTTAGCCTTCCAGTAGCACCGAGTGTATTTCCAGGAAGCCTGTGACCAGGGCTGAGAAGTTTCCCCAGACCACGAGCCACTCCATTGAGAAAGCAAGTAGACTCACAGTTTTTTGgcatctcagggagcctgcagtGGTGATCCaattccttcaaagggtctgtggattctctcagctttcctggtatgttcctgtggtagttcttgaAGCAAAAGTCTTAATGCTGCTCTGTCCATTGGAGCAGGgctgcaagctagtcctgcctcTAACTGTGTTCTTAACCATCgtgttatattaaaaaagaattagagaatgAAAATTATATTCTGATTCTATTTTTGAATATTACAGAACCCAagtactatggtctgaatgtttgtgtacctctaaatttatatgctgaaatcctaactcccaagtTGATGGTATTAAGAGGCAGGACCTTTAGGGAGGTGATTATGTAATGagagtagagccctcatgaatgggactaGGGTCCTTATAAAAGAAGCCCAAGAAATCTCATTTTCCCTTCCTACCAAGTGAGGATGCAGCCAGAACATGCTATCTATGGACCAGGAAACCAGGCCTCACTAGACACTTAATGTGctacaccttgatcttggacttcccagcctccagaactgtgagaaacaaatttctgttgtttattagatattcagtttatttttgttttgctgtagCAGCAGCCCAAATTTACTAAAActtcaagttttgttttatttttcctctcttatggttgttttaaaatctttttcaaatCTAACAAATATACTGTTAGCTGAAATGATTATTTTACCTTCCTTCTTATCAGTGCAGTTTGACATTTTctgttatgaaaataaaaagcactcATAATTTTTGCATAATAGAGAAATTATCTTTATTGAGGAATGCATTTTATAACAAGTTGTATTATCACAAATCCCTAAAAATAACAATGcaatttttaaactcttattttttgagttggagcCTGGggacaaaacaataacaacagcaaacaacaacaataaacaaaaaaccacttAACACAGACATTTCTAGGCTGAAAAAGAGACGAAGTTGCCAAgggcaaggttttttttttttttcaatcgtGTTTGGAAGTAAATTCCAACTTACGGAAAAAGTTGCAAAAATCAGACTATCTCAAAGAAAACACACATACCTTTTACTCAGATTACTcaattgttaaattttatctcatttgcTCTATCAAttgctctctttctctatttATGTGTATCatattattgttaaattttacctcatttcctcatttgtttatCAATTGTTCTCtttatgtatgtttgtgtatactgttgcacacacaaatgcacacaaatATATGTTTCTGAATTTTTTGAGAGTAGATTGCATACATTATGGCCCGTTACCTCAAAATACTTTATTGTGTATTTTCCAAGAATAGGCATATTCTTTTACTTAATCAAAGTATACTTGTTATCTGATTGACTGTCTATATTCCAATTTGCCAATTGACCTAACATTGTCCTTTGGAGCATTTATGTTACCTCTAGTATAGGATCCAGTCTAGTATCACTTACTATGTTTAGTTCTCAGGTGTTTCTAATATAATTTAATCTGAAACATTTCCACaacttttctttgtcttctatGAGATTGACATTTTTTAAGAATTCAGTCAAAACCCCctgtctttttctgttgtttttgttaaaGCGATGTTGTTTCCTTCCCAGTGTGTCACATTTGAAGGCACATGTTGAACATCCACAGTTTATTGGTGAGGTTAATTTTGATAACCCAGTCAAGAggttgtccatttttttttccgTTGCATAGTTACTATTCTTTCCCCAGAAACTAACAAACAATGTGTGAGGAGATACTTTAAGCCCAGAATAATATCCTAATATCCTGCTCCTAATCAAAATTTCCCCCTAGCTTTAGCATTGATTGATAATTCTTGCCTGAGCTGTATTTACTGTGATGGTTGAAAAATCATGGTTTTCCAATTCCAGAACTCCTTTCACCCACATTTACCAGCTGGCCCATGACATTCTGTTGTAAAGGAGACACCTTCTcatttgtctgtctgtctatctatctatctatctatctatctatctatctatctatctatcttctattagtcatctatctacctatctattgATTATGTATCATTATATCAGTATGGATTCatggatttctattttttcccaatggtttataatttattatttttctcaactaTTTTGCTCTCAAATTGGCTCAAGTTTGGCCAATGGGAGCCCCTTCAAGCAGGCTCTATGTTTTGGCAGTATACctattatttttttgaacatTACTTTCTGGCACAACAAGATATTTCAGGCTCATCTTGTTTCTACGTTGCCCTTGCTttggaatcagccatttttccAGGTAGCCCTGGTTCCTTCTAGTGGCAAATTATATTAGACACGAAGATCTGAGTGTTAGGTGTATTCATTTCTGCTGAGGTGTTTTTGTATCTAAGCCCTTTTGGCAGATAGAATTAGtaaatatatgcatgtgtatacacacacacacatatatacacacacatagatgcaTGTCTAatatcacacacatatatgcatgcagGCATGTGTATGcaattataatacatataaatgtacatatacatggtttagaaattatgaatttatatcaattctattccattttcACATGGTTCTTTCTTGCCTTCCCTCATTTCatatttgtatgttcatttttcCACAGTGGACATCCTGACTCccatcaacatcaacatcaacatcgacatgttttctcatttgctCAATCATATAATACATCtgaaatagttttattattacttgGGCACAATGCAATTGTCCCCCATTCCTGCCTGTCACAAATTACTGGACCTAGTGATTATATGactagttatttatttaaaataaaggaacTCCTATGTTTACAAAAACTCTTGTACAAAaatgtttgtagcagctttattcatagcagccaaaaattagaaatagccCAATTGTCTTAATagtagaatggataaactgtgatatattcatacaatgaaatagtacttggtaataaaaagaaacaaactacagctgcatgcaacaatatggatgtaTCTCAAATACATTATggtgaattttaaaaaggcaaacaaaaaagaatcaatgaTGTGTAATTCCCTTTATATGAACGGACAAAATGAATCTATGTGATAGAAACCAAACCACTACTTGCTTTTGGTAGGGGTGGAACAGAAAAGGACACTGATTGGGAAGGGGCAGAAAAAAATGTACTAGGATTAAGAAAATGATTTGTATCTTGATTGGGATGTGAGTTATATGGGTGCATGCATTTGTCACAGTGGACTGAACTCTATATTTAATATCTGTGCATTTAACTGTCTATAAATTatccattaattttaaaatgttggctgGAGTAGAGGCTACCCCTTTTAGCTGAGACTACAATTCTTTACATTAAAATAGCTCATTCTCCTAGCTTGCCTCATTTCTGATGCTCCTTCCCCATAACTCCCCAGCCCCTGTCAGCATTTGAGTTTGCTACTATGATCAATACCTTGATTTCCTTTTACTAACAAATTATGtcctttttattatcatttcaagTATACAAAGTTCAACATAGGTTAGAATTTTGTAGTTAGTTAAATGACATCATCAACTGATCGTGTCTGGCCAATATATAAGCTTTAATGTAGTAATAACATGCATGCACATTAAAACTGTTTAAATAACACTGACTTCTAGATTAATTCTCAGTTTAGGCCTTTGCCTATCTGATATATtaagacaaaagcaaaaacaaacatttgcAGTGTATTCAGGTTTTGTCAATGGAAGCAATTGATTTCCATCATTAAATGATCGAAAGCCACTTCAATGAGGAAATGATTTTTCAGACCTTCTCATAGATTCTGGTGCACACCACGCCCTTCATTTTACATTccttaaaaaagagagaggttAATTGAGTATCTCAAGTTCAAACCAGAGAACAGaaaatgtgtaataaaaatagaaattcaaaataaattcataagattagtttagaaaggaataaaatatcaGTTTGTCAGTCTCCAGTAATTCAGAATTATGACCAttgaaatagaagaaacaatttAGAAGTTGATCTATGGCACtgtaaaggaatttttttaagtgGCAAGTTTTTATGTATAATTCACTTGCATTTAAATCTAATAatacagtgattttaaaaaatatctacatATTTGTGTTACCTGGGGAACATTTAAATATAGTGATGGCTCCTCCTCCCCCAAGAGATGTACATTCAGTTATCTGTTTGGGGGCCTTCATATTGGTATTTACTCCCCATGTAAATCTGTTGTGCAGCAAGGGGTAAGAACCACTGTactaaagaaagaaacattcGGAAGAGTACATGAATCTGTTTACATTCGATGTATGTGTTAATTAGTGAACATAAAGCCTTAACCCTTAAAAAAATGGTCAAAGGTCATCACATACAACCTTTGTCATTATTTTCATCTACCAACTAGAAGTCTCCAATGAGCTCAGCTTGCTTTATTGACATGATTGATTCTAAGTTAGTATTGGCTCTTGAATGAAAAATGGTGGGATATCTGCAAATAGTCTACAAATGACTTTACAAATAGTCTACAAAATACACCTTGCAGAGtgtattttgctttcaaaatttaGACTTGCCTTCTTCTTTGTGAGTCCAAACTGGTAAGATTTACCTACACTTTCTCTAACCTTACTaccatttttaggtatttttatttgtaaaataacaaatggcctcttttatttctaaaatcttGGGTCAGTACTTGAAGATGAGTCTGTAATAGTTTAAATATCACTTAAGCATCAACTATTACTTTATTCTTAGTcatttttatccattcatattCCAAAGAAcaaataatgttttgaaaataatataatcaaattATTTATATAGCATTATTGCTCTATTTAGAAGTAAAAATACTCTTACCACTACCATTTTCCCATTCACTAGCTTTCTCTTTATGGTTGTCTCTTTGCCATCCCATCTCTGCACTTGATTCAGTGATCCTCTCTGCAGGGTTACGATGCTCTGCAAAGACAAGGTCATGCAATTGACTTGCCTGAAATTTGTTGATCAAAGAAGCAGTTCTTTCAGTACTGAACCATTTTCATAATAGATGTCTCAGGAGATACACTCCTTTTCAACACCATGGAGTCTATCCTTTTAAGCACTGGCAGGAATATTCCTCTCTCTCAAGCAGCCCACTGGGCCAACTTTGAAGAGAAACATTAAAGATTACCTTGGCCTTTCTATTGTCAGCTGTGGTTTCTTCAAATTCCTGGCCTAGCTTGAAGGAgatctctgtatttttaaaggtGCTTTCAGTTCGTATAGTTAGAATATCTCCTTTCTTGCTGATGATCACAGTGGGTTTGGCCAAATTTCCCAGTTTTCTGGTGGCTAACCCCACACCTGAAAATTAAGATAGTGTTAGAATTATGGTGACCAAGACAGCATAGCCAAACAGGCTATGGTGGCCACATCCTTTGCTCAGTGGTGCCCCAGGTGTGTCGATGGCAGGTAATATCACTTACTACTAAGCGTCTCCTCCCATGTTTCACTCCCAATGGAAATACATGCCCAGTACTCACACGTTTTAGGTTTTGTTGTTCCAAAAGTAATGTctgcagattttcttttcttttctttttctttttttttaagatggagtctcactctgtggcccaggctggagtgcagtggtgcatctcggctcactgcaagctccgcctcccgggttcactccattctcctgcctgcctcagcctcccgagtagctgggactacaggtgcccaccaccatgcccggctaattttttgtattttttagtagagacagggtttcaccgtgttagccaggatgatcttgatctcctgacctcgtgatctgcctgcctcggcctcccaaagggctgggattacaggcgtgagccaccgcacctggccaatgtcTGCAGATTTTCAAGAGTTAAAGTTTCCAGCTGAAATAGCTAGTGCAAGTCATCTATTTTTATCACATCCAATCCTATTCCCCATTGAAAATTACTAATTATAGATTTGCATAAATCATTTTAGAGATTTTAGTTTGTATGTATAAATactatagatatattttttaaatgagactatAGCATATACGTATTGTTCCATGATATTTTCCCTCAATACCATATTATGGATATGGAGAAGTATTCCCCTCATATTTTTGATAGAATCTCACTTCTGAAATTTTGTGGCTTCTATATCTAGCCGGTAGGAAAACAACTATCCATCTACCTTTGAGATCTCTACTATTATAAATGATCATagagagataaaatattttttttaaaaactcttctacgtttcaaaaatgaaacacaattaGCCTCTTAAGTTTACTACCATTATTACCAAgactataaaatatatgaaaaaaggaaaatgtcaaataaaaaaatatgaaagaaaaactaGTTTTCCAGGAAGTCTCAATGCTTGGATATACTTTTTCCGGTTAAAATGATCTCAAATTTTTATATACTGAATAAGAAGTTAAGAGTTATAGCcaataaactataaactatattctttcttcaaattctgattaatcttttgttattttatacaGTTTAGGACAATGTTTTTCAAGTTAAATCGTAATCTCTGGGACCGAGCCTGAGAATTTATATTTACCAAATCCCAAGGTGTTATTTTGCACACTAAActggaaaacaatgaaattagaGAATCCTTCACGGACACTTTCTTTTATTTGGCTTCTTCCTCAGCTGTAAAGTGAAGTCTTTAAATCTAACCGGTCTCACAGTATGAATTCATCCTAGTGTTCCAGGCAACAATGACATGACTTTGCTCATTTTAtctaaaatagaacattttataCAAGCTTTCTGAACAGTTAAGTAAAGCTGTAGGCACTTTGACAAGCACAGCAACCTCAGGTCACTGGCATCACTCTTTGTTATATTCATATAGTTCTGAAAATTCCCAAAGACTCTTCATATCTATTGTGTTTATATCGATGGGACATACTCTAGAAATAGTATAAAATAAAGTTGTTGTAACTAATGACTCGGT
This region includes:
- the PMP2 gene encoding myelin P2 protein isoform X3, yielding MSNKFLGTWKLVSSENFDDYMKALEHRNPAERITESSAEMGWQRDNHKEKASEWENGSGM
- the PMP2 gene encoding myelin P2 protein isoform X2, with product MSNKFLGTWKLVSSENFDDYMKALGVGLATRKLGNLAKPTVIISKKGDILTIRTESTFKNTEISFKLGQEFEETTADNRKAKSIVTLQRGSLNQVQRWDGKETTIKRKLVNGKMECKMKGVVCTRIYEKV
- the PMP2 gene encoding myelin P2 protein isoform X1, whose product is MSNKFLGTWKLVSSENFDDYMKALGVGLATRKLGNLAKPTVIISKKGDILTIRTESTFKNTEISFKLGQEFEETTADNRKAKSIVTLQRGSLNQVQRWDGKETTIKRKLVNGKMVVECKMKGVVCTRIYEKV